From a region of the Sulfuriferula plumbiphila genome:
- a CDS encoding PRC-barrel domain-containing protein → MLRSMNDLEDYAIRATDGTIGHVKDFYFDDEAWVIRYLVVDTGTWLSSRKVLISPIAIGHPNWTEKLLPVSITKEQVKNSPAIDTEKPVSRQHEIEYLGYYGYPLYWGGAMPWGGGIYPNMMMPGYAGFVSTPHAERPEVEESHARTDAARHQDDDPHLRRCKTVMTYHIQATDGDIGHVQGLLVDEETWSIRYMIVNTSNWWLGHQVLIAPQWIQDVSWPDATVSINLTRQAVKDAPPYDSAAQLDREQEMGIYKHYGLVGYWATQAKSESAIPDR, encoded by the coding sequence ATGTTACGCAGCATGAACGATCTGGAAGACTACGCGATCCGCGCGACCGACGGCACCATTGGCCACGTGAAAGATTTCTATTTCGATGACGAAGCGTGGGTTATCCGCTATCTCGTGGTCGACACCGGCACCTGGCTTTCGAGTCGAAAAGTGTTGATCTCGCCTATCGCGATCGGCCACCCGAACTGGACGGAAAAGCTACTGCCCGTCTCGATCACGAAAGAGCAAGTGAAGAACAGCCCCGCCATCGACACCGAGAAGCCGGTTTCGCGGCAGCACGAAATAGAGTACCTCGGGTATTACGGCTACCCGTTATATTGGGGTGGCGCCATGCCCTGGGGCGGGGGAATTTACCCGAACATGATGATGCCAGGCTACGCGGGCTTCGTTTCGACGCCGCATGCCGAACGTCCAGAAGTGGAGGAATCTCACGCACGCACTGACGCGGCGCGGCACCAGGATGACGATCCCCACCTGCGCAGGTGTAAAACGGTAATGACCTATCACATTCAGGCGACCGATGGTGACATCGGCCACGTACAGGGCCTGCTCGTCGATGAGGAGACCTGGTCCATTCGATACATGATTGTGAACACGAGCAACTGGTGGCTCGGTCACCAGGTGCTCATTGCGCCGCAATGGATCCAGGACGTGAGCTGGCCCGACGCTACGGTCTCCATCAACCTGACGCGGCAGGCAGTGAAAGACGCTCCGCCATACGACTCAGCGGCGCAGCTGGATCGTGAGCAGGAAATGGGCATCTACAAACATTATGGACTGGTCGGCTATTGGGCAACGCAGGCGAAAAGTGAATCCGCCATACCCGACCGATAG
- a CDS encoding glutathione S-transferase family protein: MGASPLEQGEDTMWENRVWTHILYRIVTLFHVKNQGLGPKLELTHNPQWGEHCRKEALSHAALVDRHLSDGRPWMLGGDTPTFADITLCVAIAFSKFPVNATPLDERFEYLDGIWKRWKARPSFQTAMRMAAADWRNWHI, translated from the coding sequence ATGGGCGCATCGCCGCTGGAGCAAGGGGAGGACACGATGTGGGAAAACCGCGTCTGGACCCATATCCTGTATCGCATCGTCACCCTGTTTCACGTAAAGAACCAAGGCCTCGGTCCGAAACTGGAACTGACACACAATCCGCAATGGGGCGAACACTGCCGCAAGGAAGCGCTGTCCCATGCGGCGCTGGTTGACCGCCATCTGTCGGACGGCCGACCATGGATGCTGGGCGGCGACACGCCGACCTTTGCCGATATCACACTGTGCGTGGCGATTGCGTTCTCGAAATTTCCTGTGAATGCAACGCCGCTCGACGAGCGCTTCGAATATCTGGACGGTATCTGGAAGCGCTGGAAAGCGCGGCCGAGTTTTCAGACCGCGATGCGGATGGCGGCAGCGGACTGGAGGAACTGGCACATCTGA
- a CDS encoding transposase, which produces MQQWFNFPDRQMEDALYEIESIRRFAGFTTVTAALPDETTILKFRHRLEGKALTEPLLAAINGHLKAQEMLISKGTMVDARIIHAPSSTRNAAGERDPEQRLAERLCTSSITIRLALLSHLI; this is translated from the coding sequence ATGCAGCAGTGGTTCAACTTTCCGGACCGGCAGATGGAAGACGCGCTGTACGAGATAGAAAGCATCCGGCGCTTTGCGGGCTTCACGACTGTCACAGCGGCGTTGCCCGATGAGACGACTATCCTCAAGTTCCGCCACCGGCTGGAAGGGAAGGCCTTGACAGAGCCCTTGCTGGCGGCAATCAACGGCCACCTCAAAGCCCAGGAGATGTTGATCTCCAAGGGCACGATGGTGGATGCCAGGATCATCCATGCCCCCAGCTCCACCAGGAACGCGGCGGGTGAACGCGATCCGGAGCAACGCCTGGCTGAAAGACTATGCACCTCCAGCATAACGATTCGGCTCGCCCTACTCTCTCACCTTATTTAA
- the glgC gene encoding glucose-1-phosphate adenylyltransferase, with product MQKYLPRFVSLLTKNTVALILAGGRGSRLKQLTDWRAKPAVPFGGKFRIIDFPLSNCLNSGIRRVGVLTQYKAHSMIKHIQRGWGFLRGEFNEFIELLPAQQRVSELDWYKGTADAVFQNMDIVRNYEPDYVLILAGDHIYKMDYGEMLACHVRHEADMTVACIEVPIEDARAFGVMTVDADERVVGFAEKPDNPSTLPGNPERVLVSMGVYVFNARFLYEQLIRDADDPASEHDFGKNIIPHLIDRYRVYAHSFKDSCIGSLPGSEPYWRDVGTVDAYWAANLDLANITPELNLYDRQWPIWTHQEQLPPAKFVFDDEERRGVALESMVSGGCLISGATVRRSVLFSNVQVHSFATVEDAVVLPNVDIGRHACLRRCVIDKDCKIPERLVVGVDRKEDERRFYVTENGITLITPGMLGQNPHQIR from the coding sequence GTGCAAAAATATTTGCCGCGCTTCGTCAGCCTCCTCACCAAGAATACCGTCGCGCTGATTCTTGCCGGTGGCCGCGGTTCCCGACTCAAACAATTAACTGACTGGCGCGCCAAGCCCGCCGTGCCGTTTGGCGGCAAGTTCCGCATCATCGATTTTCCGCTCTCCAATTGCCTCAATTCCGGTATCCGTCGCGTGGGCGTGCTGACGCAGTACAAGGCGCACTCGATGATCAAGCATATCCAGCGCGGCTGGGGGTTCTTGCGCGGCGAGTTCAACGAGTTCATTGAACTGTTGCCTGCGCAGCAGCGCGTTTCCGAGCTGGACTGGTACAAGGGTACCGCAGATGCGGTGTTCCAGAACATGGATATTGTGCGTAATTACGAACCCGATTATGTGCTGATACTGGCGGGCGATCACATCTACAAAATGGACTACGGCGAAATGCTGGCATGCCACGTGCGCCACGAGGCCGACATGACGGTGGCGTGTATCGAGGTGCCGATTGAAGACGCGCGCGCGTTTGGCGTGATGACCGTGGACGCCGATGAGCGCGTGGTGGGTTTTGCCGAAAAGCCGGATAACCCCAGCACCCTGCCCGGCAACCCGGAGCGCGTGCTGGTGTCCATGGGCGTGTATGTGTTCAACGCCCGCTTCCTCTACGAACAGCTGATTCGCGACGCGGATGATCCCGCTTCCGAACACGATTTCGGCAAAAACATCATTCCGCACCTGATCGATCGCTACCGCGTCTACGCGCACAGCTTCAAGGACAGTTGCATCGGCAGCCTGCCGGGCAGCGAGCCCTACTGGCGCGATGTGGGTACGGTGGATGCCTATTGGGCGGCCAATCTGGATCTGGCCAACATCACGCCGGAACTCAATCTGTACGACAGGCAATGGCCGATCTGGACCCACCAGGAACAGCTTCCCCCCGCCAAATTCGTGTTCGATGATGAAGAGCGGCGTGGCGTGGCGCTCGAAAGTATGGTATCGGGTGGCTGTCTTATCAGCGGCGCCACGGTGCGCCGCTCGGTGTTGTTTTCCAATGTCCAGGTCCACAGTTTCGCCACGGTGGAAGACGCCGTGGTGCTGCCCAACGTCGACATTGGCCGACATGCCTGCCTGCGCCGCTGCGTGATCGACAAGGACTGCAAGATACCCGAGCGCCTGGTGGTGGGGGTGGACCGCAAGGAGGACGAACGGCGTTTTTATGTGACCGAAAACGGCATTACCCTGATTACGCCCGGCATGCTCGGCCAAAACCCACACCAGATACGTTGA
- a CDS encoding bifunctional diguanylate cyclase/phosphodiesterase — protein MKKTRSLAQSDRRILWGAQAFFVILVLLLAGAALWQAIDLQQSIQANFANRARLTAQQTANAVASAIDVHFRDLQFLKNSFFDLRTRGLLPSAQVLSTFTAFQRTHPNIPAINIQDPSGNRIIWSSRKQPATPLTLEKDFTPLPQHPGRLIGKTSYARYANAWVLTMRQRIEDNEGHVLGFIGSPFLLSSLNTIYIPTDLQSILLTNSSNQAISVWQDGHWAPPDTRLPASVGEITVPVPGYPWVLHVQWTAAAMHHAFWRVERVRLAIILTALLFLVVMDVFTQKVLRQLLRLRQYQAAALLAQQDIQRLNEPQAMYQQLVGIVVTQTEAIGAFIVVPEAGSEWLRYAAAAADEPALQAAMEQLTPSRDPSHFPYGDMLPSRAFREKTTQGPVNPHQSPAMMAVQKQHAALSRIQSVMAFPIFVCEDPEPSAVLVIESDLPEHFTQPLRQLLEQLANTLGLALTQWRHHRELVEAGAEIHKMAFYDPLTGLPNRRLLECHLEQDMARAERHNKLLAVCMLDLDDFKPINDTYGHEAGDEVLVAMGQRLPKSLRKSDFVARLGGDEFVLLVDELASQDDLAQVLTNIEDAISAPIALSNGKTVQIRASIGVAFHPPGGKETPSQLLRFADQALYENKANKDNREKSWVLFRSEVQK, from the coding sequence ATGAAAAAAACGCGATCATTAGCCCAATCCGACCGGCGGATACTGTGGGGCGCCCAAGCATTTTTTGTGATATTGGTTTTGTTGCTTGCCGGCGCCGCCCTCTGGCAGGCCATTGACCTGCAACAATCCATTCAAGCCAACTTTGCCAACCGCGCCAGGCTTACGGCACAACAAACAGCCAACGCAGTAGCGTCCGCCATCGATGTTCATTTCCGTGATCTGCAGTTCCTTAAAAATTCGTTTTTTGACTTGCGCACCCGCGGGTTACTACCGAGCGCGCAGGTGCTCTCCACTTTTACGGCCTTTCAGCGCACCCATCCTAATATCCCGGCCATCAACATCCAGGATCCTTCCGGCAACCGGATCATCTGGTCGAGCCGGAAACAGCCGGCAACGCCTCTTACTCTGGAGAAGGATTTCACTCCTCTGCCGCAGCACCCGGGCAGGCTGATCGGTAAGACAAGTTACGCCAGATACGCAAATGCCTGGGTGCTGACAATGCGCCAACGCATCGAGGACAATGAGGGACATGTGCTGGGCTTTATCGGTTCTCCTTTTCTTCTCTCCAGCCTCAATACCATCTACATCCCCACCGACCTGCAATCCATCCTGCTCACGAATTCCAGCAACCAGGCCATATCGGTCTGGCAGGATGGCCATTGGGCGCCACCGGATACCCGGTTGCCCGCCTCTGTGGGCGAAATAACGGTTCCAGTTCCGGGTTATCCCTGGGTTCTTCATGTGCAATGGACGGCAGCGGCGATGCATCATGCTTTCTGGCGGGTGGAGCGGGTAAGACTGGCGATCATTCTGACTGCCTTGTTATTTCTGGTTGTGATGGACGTATTTACCCAAAAAGTGCTGCGCCAATTATTGCGACTGCGCCAATATCAGGCAGCAGCGTTACTTGCTCAACAAGACATCCAGCGCCTGAATGAGCCTCAGGCGATGTATCAGCAGCTGGTGGGCATAGTGGTGACGCAGACGGAGGCTATTGGGGCTTTTATCGTGGTTCCAGAAGCGGGTAGCGAGTGGTTAAGGTATGCGGCTGCCGCAGCAGATGAGCCAGCTCTGCAGGCGGCCATGGAACAACTGACACCCTCAAGGGATCCATCACATTTCCCCTATGGCGACATGCTCCCGAGCCGGGCTTTTCGCGAGAAAACCACACAGGGGCCAGTCAATCCTCATCAATCTCCCGCGATGATGGCCGTGCAAAAACAGCACGCCGCTCTGTCACGGATCCAGAGCGTCATGGCTTTTCCGATTTTTGTGTGTGAGGACCCAGAGCCATCTGCCGTGCTGGTGATTGAGAGTGATCTCCCTGAACACTTCACGCAACCGTTGCGACAATTGCTCGAGCAATTGGCCAACACCCTCGGGCTGGCTTTGACCCAATGGCGACATCATCGTGAACTCGTGGAAGCCGGGGCGGAAATTCACAAAATGGCGTTCTATGACCCCCTGACGGGCCTCCCCAATCGTCGTCTGCTCGAATGCCATCTGGAACAGGACATGGCCCGGGCCGAACGGCACAACAAGCTCCTGGCAGTCTGCATGCTGGATCTGGATGACTTCAAACCCATCAACGATACCTATGGTCATGAGGCCGGTGATGAAGTCCTGGTAGCGATGGGCCAACGCCTGCCTAAATCGTTGCGCAAATCGGACTTCGTCGCCCGCCTGGGCGGGGATGAATTTGTCTTGCTGGTGGATGAACTCGCCAGCCAGGACGATCTGGCCCAGGTACTGACCAATATAGAGGACGCCATCAGCGCTCCCATTGCCCTGAGTAATGGCAAGACGGTTCAGATCCGTGCCAGCATAGGAGTGGCGTTCCATCCTCCGGGAGGAAAAGAAACTCCGTCCCAATTACTGCGCTTTGCCGACCAGGCTCTGTACGAAAACAAGGCGAACAAAGACAACCGTGAAAAATCCTGGGTACTGTTCAGAAGCGAAGTTCAAAAATGA
- a CDS encoding ATP-binding protein, whose product MVSHTGNDGSENSAGNLSQVVRLGNWSAFPLLAAVITGTLGLAVLVGWVFSVPLLKSVFPGAVEMKANTAVGLVLAAWALFMLGKRPSQSRSRLAQIVALVVVALGLATLSQYLFGWQLGIDELLFHDTADAYNAIRGRMSPFTAVAFAIIGLTLTALPVRSLRPLVRLMSIVVIAIGAIVLLGYLWNTSELVTDSWLPPVAVNSAFAFTLLGVGMFLASWVPEPLSVRNTSVEIKILAGFIIAFVLLIAGGGYTYRTSAEYVNSAKWVTHTQHVRAELGQLFSAILDVESTQRSYLLTGKHSQKADYARSISEVNIHKQKLARLIDDNPEQMKNITDLGLLIVHRLNNLAQEVTVFEHQGNAAERVAIASDDGIQTMQAIRSQIKRMDNVELKLLSDREAALAHHRERTLVALMAMVAVTIGILTTLFLGIRREIIARAQAEALLYQAKEKAENASRSKDSFLATMSHEIRTPLTGMLGMLELLSLTTLDNEQHATLDAAWDSGRGLLRIVSDILDWSKIEEGKLELSPHATSIPQLLQEVINTYSRVASAKSLLLWQHADARLSAAHRVDALRLSQVLNNFVSNAIKFTQHGEIELRAELLEQLENGERIRFSVKDTGIGIAKDVQQLLFQRYRQESADTARLFGGTGLGLAICRHLTELLGGDIELQSEPGQGSIFSITLTLPVSTAPAESVRRLHPDVAQRAVKPLLDGNVDAPLVLAVDDHPINRDLLARQIRLLGLRAETAENGKVALPMWRDGRFALVITDCHMPAMDGYALSQAIRKIEAEERLPHTPIIAWTANALAEEAVHCHDAGMDEILIKPADLGQLKKALAKWLCITETDHSQPTPALQDADSGLIAQPIDYAVLNKIVPDSAEQIQLLHDFQAHIRADRAKLLEMLEQGDQVNVERMVHRMKGSSRMVGAQNLSNACVSIETACNGNMDDVRVAMAGLDEAIRQIESHCNAL is encoded by the coding sequence ATGGTGTCACACACGGGAAATGACGGCAGCGAAAACTCTGCAGGAAACTTGAGCCAAGTTGTCCGGCTCGGCAATTGGAGTGCGTTTCCGCTATTGGCCGCCGTTATCACGGGTACGCTGGGACTGGCTGTTCTTGTCGGCTGGGTGTTCTCCGTACCCTTGTTGAAAAGCGTGTTCCCCGGTGCAGTCGAGATGAAAGCCAACACCGCCGTTGGCCTGGTGCTGGCGGCCTGGGCCTTGTTCATGCTTGGCAAGCGGCCGTCGCAGTCACGCTCACGTTTGGCGCAGATTGTAGCGCTAGTGGTCGTGGCGCTCGGCCTTGCCACCCTCAGCCAGTATCTGTTCGGCTGGCAATTGGGAATCGACGAATTACTGTTCCATGACACTGCCGACGCATACAACGCGATCCGCGGTCGAATGTCGCCGTTCACCGCCGTTGCCTTCGCCATTATCGGGCTGACGCTAACTGCCTTGCCAGTGCGCTCACTGCGCCCGCTGGTGCGGCTGATGTCAATAGTCGTCATCGCCATTGGCGCGATTGTGCTCCTGGGCTACCTGTGGAATACCAGCGAACTGGTGACCGACAGCTGGCTGCCACCCGTAGCGGTGAATAGTGCTTTTGCCTTTACCCTGCTCGGGGTCGGCATGTTCCTCGCAAGCTGGGTGCCCGAACCGCTGAGTGTGAGAAACACCTCAGTCGAGATTAAGATTCTCGCCGGTTTCATCATCGCGTTTGTGCTGCTGATCGCGGGAGGGGGGTATACCTACCGCACAAGCGCCGAATATGTGAATTCTGCGAAGTGGGTTACCCACACTCAGCACGTACGCGCTGAACTGGGTCAGCTCTTCAGTGCAATTCTCGATGTCGAATCAACGCAACGCAGTTATCTGCTAACCGGCAAACATTCACAGAAAGCGGATTACGCGCGCTCCATCTCAGAGGTGAACATTCATAAGCAGAAGCTGGCTCGACTCATTGACGACAACCCGGAACAAATGAAAAATATCACGGATCTGGGGCTGCTTATTGTTCATCGATTAAACAACCTTGCCCAGGAGGTCACCGTTTTTGAACACCAAGGCAACGCCGCTGAGAGAGTTGCCATCGCCAGCGACGACGGGATCCAGACCATGCAGGCCATACGCAGCCAGATCAAGCGTATGGACAACGTAGAGCTAAAGCTCTTATCCGACCGCGAGGCAGCCCTCGCACACCACCGTGAACGCACGCTTGTAGCGCTTATGGCTATGGTCGCGGTGACGATAGGCATCCTCACGACCCTGTTCCTGGGAATCCGCCGTGAAATAATCGCGCGCGCGCAAGCCGAAGCACTGCTGTATCAGGCAAAAGAAAAAGCCGAGAATGCCAGCCGCAGCAAGGATTCCTTCCTCGCCACCATGAGCCATGAGATCCGCACCCCCCTTACCGGCATGCTCGGAATGCTCGAACTGCTTTCCCTGACGACCCTTGACAACGAGCAGCACGCGACATTGGATGCAGCGTGGGATTCCGGCAGGGGCCTGTTGCGCATTGTCAGCGACATCCTTGACTGGTCGAAGATCGAGGAAGGCAAACTGGAACTTTCTCCGCACGCCACCTCGATTCCCCAATTACTGCAAGAGGTCATCAATACCTATTCACGCGTAGCCAGCGCTAAAAGTCTGCTGTTGTGGCAGCACGCCGACGCCCGTTTAAGTGCGGCGCACAGGGTCGATGCATTGCGCCTCTCGCAGGTGCTGAACAACTTCGTCAGCAATGCGATCAAGTTCACTCAACATGGAGAAATCGAACTTCGCGCCGAACTCCTCGAGCAGCTCGAGAACGGCGAGCGGATACGCTTCTCGGTCAAGGACACTGGCATCGGCATTGCCAAAGATGTCCAGCAGCTGTTGTTCCAGCGCTACCGGCAAGAGAGTGCCGACACCGCCCGCTTGTTCGGTGGAACCGGATTGGGACTGGCAATCTGCCGGCACCTGACGGAATTATTGGGCGGGGACATTGAATTGCAAAGCGAGCCCGGACAGGGATCCATCTTCAGCATTACGCTGACGCTGCCGGTTTCCACAGCGCCGGCAGAAAGCGTGCGACGTCTGCATCCCGATGTAGCACAAAGGGCGGTTAAACCCCTACTTGATGGCAACGTGGATGCGCCCCTGGTGCTGGCGGTGGACGATCATCCAATCAACCGCGATCTGCTGGCGCGCCAGATCAGGCTGCTCGGTCTGCGCGCCGAAACGGCGGAGAATGGGAAAGTGGCGCTGCCTATGTGGCGGGATGGGCGCTTTGCGCTGGTCATCACCGACTGCCACATGCCAGCAATGGATGGCTATGCGCTCTCGCAGGCAATACGCAAAATCGAGGCCGAGGAAAGACTTCCTCACACCCCGATCATCGCCTGGACGGCCAATGCGCTTGCCGAGGAAGCAGTGCATTGCCATGATGCCGGCATGGATGAAATCTTAATCAAGCCGGCCGATCTGGGGCAACTGAAGAAGGCGCTGGCAAAGTGGCTGTGCATTACAGAGACAGACCATAGCCAGCCCACGCCTGCACTGCAGGATGCGGATAGTGGCCTGATCGCACAGCCAATTGATTATGCCGTTCTGAATAAGATTGTACCGGACAGTGCAGAGCAGATTCAGCTGCTGCATGATTTTCAGGCGCATATTCGCGCTGACCGCGCCAAGCTGCTCGAGATGTTGGAACAAGGTGACCAAGTCAATGTTGAACGCATGGTTCACCGTATGAAAGGATCCAGCCGAATGGTAGGCGCACAGAATCTGTCAAACGCTTGTGTAAGCATTGAGACTGCATGCAACGGAAATATGGACGATGTGCGGGTGGCAATGGCAGGGCTGGACGAGGCCATCAGGCAGATTGAAAGCCATTGCAATGCACTGTGA
- a CDS encoding EAL domain-containing response regulator has product MNANELSFLVVEDDAFQRRIVVNMLRSLGATSIGDAGNGMQAFAILREPSGKPVDIVVCDLNMPEMDGLEFLRHLGQEHYNVAIILMSALGSKLLISAGKMAKMYGIKLLGVIDKPFMPEQLKQMLTKFMRADYNWPQASSAERFTLEEVLQGIRANQFEPFFQPKVEFKTGQIVGAEALARWIHPEQGVISPYGFIPLLEQSGEIDKLTFLILEKSVAACRSFHDRGCIFSISINLSPNSLDDTTLADKITQVVRNAGIDPRYIILEITESAAMTDVAHALENLVRLGMNGFILSIDDYGTGYSSMQQLTRIAFSELKIDQSFVKDFADNEALRIMVKSSIDMAHELQIKIVAEGVETQQEWDLLKNMGCDMAQGYLIAKPMNLISFVEFCMGYRLRM; this is encoded by the coding sequence ATGAATGCGAATGAACTGAGTTTCCTGGTTGTCGAGGACGACGCGTTCCAACGCCGGATAGTCGTAAATATGCTGCGTTCGTTGGGTGCGACATCGATTGGCGATGCGGGTAATGGCATGCAGGCCTTCGCGATACTGCGTGAGCCGAGTGGGAAGCCGGTAGACATCGTGGTTTGCGACTTGAATATGCCTGAAATGGATGGCCTGGAGTTCCTGCGGCATCTGGGTCAAGAACATTATAACGTTGCAATTATCCTCATGAGTGCGCTGGGCAGCAAGTTGCTTATTTCGGCGGGAAAAATGGCCAAGATGTATGGCATTAAACTCCTGGGGGTGATTGATAAGCCCTTTATGCCGGAACAACTCAAGCAGATGCTTACAAAATTTATGCGTGCTGACTACAATTGGCCGCAAGCCAGTTCCGCGGAGCGCTTTACGCTGGAAGAAGTATTACAAGGGATCCGTGCAAATCAGTTTGAACCGTTCTTTCAACCCAAAGTCGAGTTTAAAACGGGTCAGATAGTAGGTGCTGAAGCGCTAGCGCGCTGGATTCATCCGGAGCAGGGTGTAATCAGCCCTTATGGTTTTATCCCACTGCTGGAGCAGAGCGGCGAAATCGACAAACTGACTTTTCTCATACTCGAAAAATCCGTGGCTGCGTGTCGCTCGTTTCACGATAGAGGCTGTATATTTAGCATCTCGATCAATCTTTCACCAAACTCATTGGATGATACCACGCTGGCGGACAAGATTACCCAGGTAGTGCGGAACGCCGGGATAGACCCGCGCTACATCATTCTGGAAATCACTGAGTCAGCGGCCATGACCGATGTTGCGCACGCATTGGAAAATCTGGTGCGTTTGGGCATGAATGGATTCATACTTTCCATCGACGATTATGGAACCGGCTATTCCAGCATGCAGCAACTCACGCGCATAGCCTTTAGCGAACTGAAGATTGACCAGTCTTTTGTGAAGGACTTTGCTGACAACGAGGCATTGCGCATCATGGTCAAGTCCAGCATCGACATGGCGCACGAACTGCAGATCAAAATCGTGGCCGAGGGGGTGGAGACCCAACAAGAATGGGACTTACTAAAAAACATGGGATGTGATATGGCGCAGGGTTACCTTATCGCCAAGCCGATGAATCTGATCTCCTTTGTTGAATTTTGTATGGGGTATCGCTTGCGGATGTAA
- a CDS encoding metal-dependent hydrolase, whose protein sequence is MKSIKAWVIFVFSMVLAVNAAWAGQTELTWYGHSAFKIKTPNGKILLIDPWITNPANKNGKADLASITHADLILISHGHFDHVGDAVAIARKTGARLVSTFDLGNALVTYGGFPKAQAGLDTQGNFGGELTLLGGAVKVAFIPAIHSSTVMDENGKDIHEGGNPGGFLITIKNGPVIYHTGDTDVFNDMTLIPRFHKVDVMLACIGGHFTMGPDRAALAVKMVGPRMVVPMHYGTFPVLDGTPAEFKAALAKQGVKTKLVVMQPDEMIKL, encoded by the coding sequence ATGAAGTCGATCAAGGCATGGGTGATTTTCGTGTTCAGCATGGTGCTGGCGGTGAACGCGGCCTGGGCCGGGCAAACCGAACTGACCTGGTACGGCCATTCTGCGTTCAAGATCAAAACACCCAACGGCAAGATACTGCTGATCGACCCGTGGATCACCAATCCCGCCAATAAAAACGGCAAAGCCGATCTGGCGTCTATCACCCATGCCGACCTGATCCTGATCAGTCACGGCCATTTTGATCATGTCGGTGATGCGGTGGCGATTGCCAGAAAAACCGGCGCGCGCCTGGTCAGCACGTTTGATCTGGGCAATGCGCTGGTCACCTACGGCGGCTTTCCAAAAGCGCAGGCGGGTCTGGATACCCAGGGCAATTTTGGCGGCGAACTGACTCTGCTCGGCGGCGCGGTGAAAGTGGCGTTTATCCCGGCCATCCACAGCTCAACCGTGATGGATGAGAATGGCAAGGACATCCACGAGGGCGGCAATCCGGGCGGATTCCTGATCACCATAAAGAATGGCCCGGTGATCTATCACACCGGCGATACCGATGTGTTCAACGATATGACGCTCATCCCGCGTTTTCACAAAGTGGACGTGATGCTGGCATGCATCGGCGGTCATTTCACCATGGGTCCCGATCGCGCTGCGCTGGCTGTAAAAATGGTCGGGCCGCGCATGGTGGTGCCGATGCACTACGGCACCTTCCCGGTACTGGACGGTACGCCGGCCGAATTCAAGGCCGCGCTGGCCAAACAGGGCGTGAAAACCAAACTGGTGGTGATGCAGCCGGATGAAATGATCAAACTCTGA
- a CDS encoding dihydrofolate reductase, whose product MPHPEPRIALIAALTQNRVIGVNNTLPWRLPEDLQHFKALTLGHHIVMGRKTFESIGRPLPGRTTVIISSNAYSAPPGCLVAHSIPDALTACAGDQEVFFVGGAQLYEQALPLADRLYLTEIHDEFAGDAWFPGFEHADWEELSRDPRHDKASALDYDFVVYQRKGKLI is encoded by the coding sequence ATGCCCCACCCCGAGCCCCGCATCGCCCTCATCGCCGCGCTGACGCAAAACCGCGTCATTGGCGTCAACAATACCCTGCCGTGGCGTTTGCCGGAAGACCTCCAGCATTTCAAGGCGCTCACCCTGGGGCATCACATTGTGATGGGGCGCAAGACCTTTGAGTCAATCGGGCGGCCGCTACCGGGGCGTACCACGGTGATTATTTCAAGCAATGCCTACAGCGCACCGCCTGGCTGTCTGGTGGCGCATTCCATCCCGGATGCATTGACTGCGTGTGCGGGCGACCAGGAGGTGTTCTTTGTCGGGGGCGCGCAACTATATGAACAGGCATTGCCGCTGGCGGACCGGCTTTATCTGACCGAGATCCATGACGAATTCGCTGGCGATGCCTGGTTTCCCGGGTTTGAGCACGCTGATTGGGAGGAGCTCAGTCGCGACCCGCGACACGACAAGGCCAGCGCATTAGACTATGATTTTGTGGTGTATCAACGTAAGGGGAAATTAATATGA